The following are from one region of the Ochotona princeps isolate mOchPri1 chromosome 15, mOchPri1.hap1, whole genome shotgun sequence genome:
- the LOC101529056 gene encoding histone H1.0, translating into MTENSTSAPAAKPKRAKASKKSTEHPKYSDMIVAAIQAEKNRGGSSRQSIQKYIKNHYKVGENADSQIKLAIKRLVTTGVLKQTKGVGASGSFRLAKSDEPKRSVAFKKTKKEVKKAAAPKKATPRSKKASSKSPSRKPKATPIKKAKKKPASAAAAPKKAKKPKAVKAKPVRAAKAKKAKPVKPKAKSSAKRAAKKK; encoded by the coding sequence ATGACCGAAAACTCCACGTCAGCCCCCGCGGCCAAGCCCAAGCGGGCCAAGGCTTCCAAGAAGTCCACGGAGCACCCCAAGTATTCGGACATGATCGTGGCCGCCATCCAGGCCGAGAAGAACCGCGGGGGCTCCTCGCGCCAGTCCATCCAGAAATACATCAAGAACCACTACAAGGTCGGGGAGAACGCAGACTCGCAGATCAAACTGGCCATCAAGCGCCTGGTCACTACCGGGGTCCTCAAGCAGACCAAAGGGGTCGGGGCCTCGGGGTCTTTCCGGCTGGCCAAGAGCGACGAGCCCAAGAGATCGGTGGCCTTCAAGAAGACCAAGAAGGAAGTCAAGAAGGCGGCCGCCCCGAAGAAGGCCACCCCCAGATCCAAGAAGGCGTCCTCCAAAAGCCCGAGCAGGAAGCCCAAAGCGACTCCAATCAAGAAAGCCAAGAAGAAGCCAGCCAGCGCTGCCGCGGCGCCCAAGAAAGCCAAAAAGCCCAAAGCGGTCAAAGCCAAGCCGGTCAGGGCGGCCAAGGCCAAGAAGGCCAAGCCGGTGAAGCCCAAAGCCAAGTCCAGTGCCAAGAGGGCCGCCAAGAAGAAGTGA